Within Sorghum bicolor cultivar BTx623 chromosome 2, Sorghum_bicolor_NCBIv3, whole genome shotgun sequence, the genomic segment TATCAACCATGAAATGGTTTAGTCTCTCTGCTTCCTTTTGTTGGTCGTCTTGACTTGGATCAAACAGGATAATCGTGTGAAAATTTCCATCACCAGCATGAGCAATAACCAGACTGGAACATAAATAATCAGACATCAATGTCTTCATAACCAAAGTTATATTCATGGCTTGCTGAAGTTACTGTAAGATAATGCCATCCCATATAATATCAAACAGCCTTTCTGTCCTATATTTACAATAGTGAAACAGGTGGCCACCCCTTGAAAGTATTGAATGAGAAAATGCATACCAAGTCAATGGTGACGCATCAAGCAGACGCTTTGATGTAGATATGCATTCAGCAAGTCTGGACAGAGGGACGCAAACATCCTACACAAACAGATACAGTAGCATTAGGAAACTCATTACAGATCATGCATTGTTAACTGACAACATGTTCCATGCAAGGTACCACACTCACAATGACTTTTTCGACAATCTACACAGGCATAGGAACAGAGGATAAAAAATTGCCAATGAGAAAACAAGTCCATGCTCCATAGCTAAATATCATTTATACTGGATATGCTACTTATTTGGGATCACAATTTCATGGAGAGAACATAGGGACATGCTGTTAGAGACTTACAACTGAGGAGCAAGCATTAAAGCACATGATACACAACACTAGATGTGGTTCCTGGATATTACAATGGACATATATCTGTAAATTAACCAAGTGGTAAGAGAACAAACCGTGATCATAGCTTCATAATCAGGTTTCATAGCAAAGCCAGCCCAAAGTGCCTCCTTCCTGATCTGCACTTAAAGGGCTCAGTATTGTTACAAATATATTTCGATAATAGATCCATTCCAATGCATGATGGAGGCTAATAAATTATATTTGCAACATTCACGTATGTGCAAGATCATATAGAACCAAAGGGGGATCAATATTCTCTTCAGATTAAACCCTCTACTGACCTTCCATAATTCCGCTTTAGCATCTGGCTCCTCAACAAAAACAAAATCTGATCCATGGTGTTTGTTGGCAATTTTTTGAACCAAGAGAGTTTGTTCAAGAGCATATGCTTCTGGATATTTGCAAGAGGAAGATGTTGGCAAAGAAAAGGAATTAGTCAGTTATTGATCATAGACCGTAACAACAGTTGCAGTTTAATAAGTTCAAAGAAGTTTCTAATGAGCGTTGAGCACAGTCCAGCAGCCAGTAAAATATATTATTATGTTGGCTTTGCCCTGAAGATCATATATCAAAATTGGACATGTATTGTTATCAAATAAACTTCACTTTTCACGATGCCTATCTTGACTGATACCACTCCAATCTTATATTAGATATAATACTGTGAAAGTTGTCTGAACAGCAGTGTACTTGTGCGCAGAGAAAATTTTGTAGTCCCAGAACCTAAACTGCAAAAGTAAACCTTTTCTAATTGATATCCCTAAATACAGAAGCAGTCGCATAGATGCAGCAGTAGTCGTATTATCATTCATTACCCATTaatcaagtcaaattcataATCTGTAAGTAGATGACAGCTACATGCAAACCTCTTATTTATCAGACTACATTCACATGGCACCTTATATTTTCAAACAAACTCATTTGGGAGGGATAAGTACCACCACCATGGATACATAATATAACTGATCACATAGTAAGTTGCATTACCTGTCCCtatgaattcaaacatcaagGTCGGCACTTCAGGCAAATTTTTGCCATTTGCCATGTTTATTGCCTTTATCTGAACCTCATCCAACAATTCCACTCTTGAAACCTAGTCATAtagaaaagaaaacataaaTATTGGCAAGCTGCAAGAGCTTTACAAGATAGACATATATATTGGCAAACTGCAAGAAAACAGAGGCCAGCGCCTGCACATTCACATCGTATGAAACAGGAGACCAAATGTTCCACACTGGAGCATCATGGTCATTGTAATTTATAAAGGAAGAAAATACCAGGGAAAACACAGACCTGTATCCCAGAAAGCATTGTTGCAATAGCAACATCAGCAGCATCCTTAATTGTTTTAAAATTGCACATTGCAACCTGAGATAGTAGGAAATGTATGGTGAGTGCCTCCATAACCAAAATGAAAACATAAAAGATACATAATACAGAGAAAATTGACATCATAAATCTAGCAACCTGTGTTCTGTTATGTATATGCTTGCACAAATTTTTCTCATGAAAGACGACAGTAGTGGTATGTCATAGCATGATGGTGGTCATTCCTTTTAGAAAGAAtagattttttttccaaaaaaacaaaagcattataCGTTAAGGGTTCCTACATACAACACTACGTTGAGATTCAAGCCTATACAAAGAACTTTGCTGTAGTAGGAAAAGATTGAGTTTCATATTGACTAAATCAAAAGATACTCACCACAGAATGAGATGGAAGCTTTTGGAGTCGTAAAGTCACTTCTGTAATTACACCCAAAGTTCCTTCACTCCCAATGATCAAACGAGCAAGGTCATACCTGACATTCAACAAGGCAGAGGTAAACAAAGTTGCAAAAATCGATGGCAGGTGGCAGGAATAGAACACCATATGTATAGAACACATATATGGATAAAGGACGCACTAAGCATTGAAAATAGTATTCACTtccaaaaacaaaacaaaaaagggTCATTCTAACAATCAGGAGAGTGTCTTGCATACCCAGCTGCACTCTTTCGAGCCCGGGAGCCTGTCTTCACAACATCACCATTTGGCAAAACAGCCTGCATGTACCAAGAAAATTTACTATTTGCATGTGGAACTAATACAAAGTATTTTTTATGTAGGGGAGAAGTACCCGAAGATTAATCACATTATCCCGCATTGTTCCATACCTACAAACTAGGAAGGAAGCCATAAAAGCCATTTAAAAGTTATAATACAGAGCTAGCAAAGTACATGAATTGACATATCAGTCTTATGGTTGTACGTTCTTGAGTGATGCGGGTTTATGGTTCTGATACAGAACCTTGAATATACCCTGAAAATATAAGGATAAATTGGTAATTACCTCACAGCTAATGAACCAGAACAGCGAGTAGCACACATTCCTCCAATGGTGGCCCCAGGCCCTGCAAAtcaaattgttttttttttcagctaAAGCATGAGTGTTTGGGTTCCATAAGCATGCAAAATTTAACATGACCATCTTCTAAATATGATGAAGGCTCTATGGATCTTTCCACAGAATGATAATGGGAACTAAACATACATTTGAAACCTTCGAAGCAAGTGAAAATGCAGTTACCGACTATGGCTAGATTCTACAAATACTTCATTCAAGAGAAGTACTAACTATTAGCTGAATGAACTTGCACAAATCAATGGGCAACAATGGCTTACCAACTGCAACCAAGTTAAATTAGACGCAATTGCACATCGAGTGATTACATTTAGAAGTTCATAACAGGGTGCCTTGAAAAAATTAATGAAAATTTTGAAAGGCTTTATGAACAAAGAGCAAGGACCTTTCCTGGATCAAGAGGAAAAAATAGGCCATAAGGCTTCAGGTACTCGTTCAGCTCTATCCATCCAACTCCAGGTTCAACAACTACGTCCATATCCTCAACATTCAGGGATTTGATTTTCTGTAAAGAATTTACGCCATGATGAACCACACCACACATTTGAAGAAAGGCAACAAAGTAGAAAGGTCAAGGCTCGAATATCTGAATGCTTCTTAAGCATTAGAATACAGTTCTAACTCATTCACAAATAGATCGTTTTGTAACATCAATAACACCTAGCTATAGCTATATGCTGTACATTATATTGCTTAATTTGTACCTTCATCAAGGTCATGTCGATGCAAACACCACCATGAGGTGCCAGTGTGTGACCCTCAATTGAGGTAGCCCCACCATATGGTACAATTGGAACCTGAACACAAGGAGAGAGAACATAAATTGGATCAATGATGATGATGGAACCTTTATACATAAAATTTTGCTGTGCAAATAAAAAGGCAAAAGACATGCAAAGGGCCCCCTTCTTAATCTTATTGACTGTAGCAACAAAGCCACTAATCAAGCTATGGATTCTCATTTATAGAATACACAGAAATTAGTTTCCCTGTTTACGGAAGCTTAGCTTTTGCATTTCCTAGGAGAAGTTAATTTCTATGTTTGTAGATAGGATAGTGTTGCATTTTATAACAAAAGATACAGTATATCAATTCTAGCATGTAATTCAGTTACACAATTATAACATGTGATTAGTAAGCACTTAGAGCCCCACCAAATACACATATATTTGAAATGGAAAATTAACTAGTTCAAAAGATTATCAATGACACAGTGGATACTGAACTGTCTCTAAGAGTGTCAAAAGTCAAAACATGGTAAAGTATAATGCGGTAATTGTTCAGGATCAGTAAGTATCCAATGATGTCCCGTTAgcataccttgtacttgttaCAGGCCATCACAATCTTTTGTACCTCATCTTGCGAGCTGCAAAATAGAAGACGAAGCATCACTTCATTACGAGAAATAGATCATTCAATTAATACACGCTTGAGATATGGAGCAGATTCAGCTCATCCCAACATCAGGTGCCGATACATGACACTGTAAGATGAGGAAGACAAGTCGACAGCCCATATTTAGGCAAAACACTTGAAACATATAACGTCTCCTACCAGCCCTTGATTTCCACAAATCGATGATCATTGGAGTTCTTAGTAAGCATCATCACCTCGGGAACACGACGACATCAGGCACGTTGATTGCCTTGTGGAAGCTGTTTTGTGGCGTGCCATGGAAGCTCCTCTCTTCGTAGTCCAAAGTCATGTTGTCCTGCCATTAAGCCATACACTCAACCATCAGCGAGAAAACATCAAATACTTGGCATCCACACATCATGGCCATCACTGCGCACAGGTCAAATGCAGCGGCGGCCATCCGATCACCAAACTCACCCCGAGGAAGGACGCGAGCTCGTCGATGAACTCCTGCGGCACGAGCTTCCGCTCTCCACGAACCACCAGATCGGTGCTGTCCTTGCCGCCGACCCTGAGCCAGACAGACAGAGCACGCCGGGTCAGGTGAGGTCAACCCCAGCTGAGCGAGTAACGGAACACAAGCACACTCTGTGACGGGGTTA encodes:
- the LOC8081157 gene encoding D-lactate dehydrogenase [cytochrome], mitochondrial produces the protein MATSLLRLSRPRRALPLLPISSLRQPLSTQSHAPSPTPSSARRLPHFLSFLAAAAAAAAAGGATVALCDSGLDHHRVGGKDSTDLVVRGERKLVPQEFIDELASFLGDNMTLDYEERSFHGTPQNSFHKAINVPDVVVFPSSQDEVQKIVMACNKYKVPIVPYGGATSIEGHTLAPHGGVCIDMTLMKKIKSLNVEDMDVVVEPGVGWIELNEYLKPYGLFFPLDPGPGATIGGMCATRCSGSLAVRYGTMRDNVINLRAVLPNGDVVKTGSRARKSAAGYDLARLIIGSEGTLGVITEVTLRLQKLPSHSVVAMCNFKTIKDAADVAIATMLSGIQVSRVELLDEVQIKAINMANGKNLPEVPTLMFEFIGTEAYALEQTLLVQKIANKHHGSDFVFVEEPDAKAELWKIRKEALWAGFAMKPDYEAMITDVCVPLSRLAECISTSKRLLDASPLTCLVIAHAGDGNFHTIILFDPSQDDQQKEAERLNHFMVDTALSMEGTCTGEHGVGTGKMKYLEKELGIESLRTMKRIKGALDPNNIMNPGKLIPPHVCI